In Aptenodytes patagonicus chromosome 8, bAptPat1.pri.cur, whole genome shotgun sequence, a genomic segment contains:
- the EDEM1 gene encoding ER degradation-enhancing alpha-mannosidase-like protein 1, with protein sequence MQWRSLVLGLLLLRLGLQALLALLPALAPGLCLRRRFPFPFPPPPAALGPPGAAAGPGSSHWGSLLRRGGGAGGAAGVDEYERRYSGAFPPQLRARLRDAARGMFVFGYDSYMRHAFPRDELDPLHCRGRGPDRHDPSNLNINDVLGNYSLTLIDALDTLAVMGNSSEFQKAVKLVIETVSFDKDSTVQVFEATIRVLGSLLSAHIIITDTKQPFGDMTIKDYDNELLHMAHDLAVRLLPAFENTKTGIPYPRVNLKKGVPPDSNNETCTAGAGSLLVEFGILSRLLGDSTFEWVARRAVKALWSLRSNNTGLLGNVVNIQTGHWVGKQSGLGAGSDSFYEYLLKSYILFGEKEDLDMFNDAYRNIQNHLRRGREACNEGEGDPPLYVNVNMFTGQLMNTWIDSLQAFFPGLQVLIGDVEDAICLHAFYYAIWKRYGALPERYNWQLQAPDVPFYPLRPELVESTYLLYQATKNPFYLHVGMDILQSLEKYTKAKCGYATLHHVVEKTKEDRMESFFLSETCKYLYLLFDEENPLHKSGNKYMFTTEGHVVSVDERFRNSLWQDILPGEEDSADKIKPNELKAVNFSSNCNRVPDERRYLLPLKSNYMRQIDQMVGLI encoded by the exons ATGCAATGGCGGtcgctggtgctggggctgctgctgctgaggctggggctgcaggcgCTGCTGGCGCTGCTGCCCGCGCTGGCGCCCGGCCTCTGCCTGCGCCGccgcttccccttccccttcccgccgccgcccgccgccctcggcccgcccggcgccgccgccggccccggctccTCGCACTGGGGCTCGCTgctgcggcggggcggcggcgcggggggtgCGGCGGGGGTCGACGAGTACGAGCGGCGGTACAGCGGCGCCTTCCCCCCGCAGCTGCGGGCCCGGCTGCGCGACGCCGCCCGCGGCATGTTCGTCTTCGGCTACGACAGCTACATGCGGCACgccttcccgcgggacgagctcgaCCCCCTCCACtgccgcggccgcggccccgaCCGCCACGACCC ctccaACCTCAACATCAACGACGTGCTGGGAAACTACTCGCTGACGCTGATCGACGCGCTGGACACGCTGGCG GTAATGGGAAACTCCTCAGAATTCCAGAAAGCAGTGAAGCTGGTGATCGAGACGGTTTCATTTGATAAAGACTCAACGGTCCAAGTTTTTGAGGCAACAATCAG gGTTTTGGGAAGCCTGCTTTCTGCCCACATAATAATTACAGATACCAAACAGCCTTTTGGTGATATGACCATTAAGGATTATGACAATGAGCTGTTGCATATGGCTCATGACCTAGCAGTGAGACTACTTCCAGCCTTTGAGAACACCAAAACTGGAATTCCATATCCTCGG GTCAATCTGAAGAAGGGGGTACCTCCAGACAGCAATAATGAAACTTGTACTGCAGGAGCCGGTTCTTTGCTGGTGGAGTTTGGCATCCTTAGCAGGCTGCTTGGCGATTCCACGTTTGAAtgggtggccaggagggctgtcAAAGCACTCTGGAGTCTCAGGAGCAATAACACCGGACTGCTAG GAAATGTTGTGAATATTCAAACTGGTCATTGGGTCGGAAAGCAAAGTGGATTGGGAGCAGGGTCGGATTCATTCTATGAATACCTTCTGAAGTCTTACATcctctttggagaaaaggaagacttGGATATGTTCAATGATGCTTATCGGAACATTCAGAACCACTTAAGAAGAGG TCGAGAAGCTTGCAATGAAGGTGAAGGTGACCCTCCTCTGTACGTTAACGTAAACATGTTCACAGGACAGCTGATGAACACGTGGATTGACTCTTTGCAAGCCTTTTTTCCTGGACTACAG GTGTTGATAGGAGACGTGGAAGATGCTATTTGTCTCCATGCTTTTTATTATGCCATATGGAAACGATACGGAGCTCTCCCAGAAAGATACAACTGGCAATTGCAAGCACCGGATGTTCCCTTTTATCCCCTGAGGCCAGAGTTAGTGGAATCCACATACCTTCTTTATCAG GCCACAAAGAACCCATTTTACCTTCATGTGGGAATGGATATTCTGCAGAGTTTGGAAAAATATACAAAAGCAAA GTGTGGCTATGCCACATTACACCACGTTGTAGAGAAGACAAAGGAAGATAGAATGGAGAGCTTTTTTCTCAGTGAAACATGTAAATATTTGTACCTG TTGTTTGATGAAGAGAATCCACTGCATAAATCTGGAAATAAGTATATGTTTACTACTGAGGGACATGTTGTGTCTGTGGATGAACGTTTCCGTAACTCACTGTGGCAAGACATCCTCCCTGGAGAAGAGGACAGCGCAGATAAAATTAAACCTAACGAATTAAAGGCAGTCAACTTCAGTTCTAAT TGTAACAGGGTTCCTGACGAGAGGAGATACTTACTGCCATTGAAGAGTAACTACATGAGACAGATTGATCAAATGGTGGGCTTGATCTGA